The sequence TCCGTAGAAAGTCAAATAAGGCTGGACTTGCATCACTACCTCCTGGGTCTCTTTCTCGGGGATTGAGCGCGGCGCACGGGAGTGTGCGCCGCGATTGGCAGCATCAGCGCAGTGCGTCGATCAGCTTTTCGAGTTTCACGGCGTCCGCTGCGAATGCACGAATACCTTCAGCGAGTTTTTCGGTGGCCATGGCTTCGTCGTTGACGAGGAAGCGGAACGACGGTTCGTCGACGGCGATGCGCTCGATCGACTCGTTGGTCACGGCGTCCGGCGACAGCTTGCGTTCGACCGCGGCCGTGCTGTCCTGCAGCTTTTGCAGCAGGTCGGGGCTGATCGTCAGCAGGTCGCAGCCGGCGAGCTCGACGATCTGGCTCGTCGTGCGGAAGCTCGCGCCCATCACTTCGGTCTGATAGCCGAACTTCTTGTAGTAAGCGTAGATGCGGCGCACCGACTGCACGCCCGGATCGTTCGCGCCGCCGTTCTTCACTTCGTCCCAGTCGGCGCCGGCGCTCTTCTTGTACCAGTCGTAGATGCGGCCGACGAACGGCGAGATCAGCTGTGCGCCGGCCTCGGCGCACGCCACGGCCTGCGCGAGCGAGAAGAGCAGCGTCATGTTGCACTTGATGCCTTCCTTCTGCAGCGTTTCTGCCGCGCGGATGCCTTCCCAGGTGGACGCGAGCTTGATCAGCACGCGCTCGCGGCCGATGCCCGCTGCCTCGTAGAGCTTGATGAGTTCGTGCGCTTTGTCGATCGAACCCTTCGTGTCGAACGACAGCCGCGCATCGACTTCGGTCGACACGCGGCCCGGAATGATCTCGAGGATTTCGGTGCCGAACGCGATCAGCAGGTGATCGATGATGTCGCGGACCGGCTTGCTCGCGTGATCGCGCACGGTTTTTTCGAGCAGCGGCTTGTAGTCGTCCTTCTGGACGGCCTTGAGGACGAGCGACGGGTTGGTCGTCGCGTCTCGCGGCTTGTATTGGGCGATTTG comes from Trinickia violacea and encodes:
- the tal gene encoding transaldolase; this translates as MTTALDQLKQYTTVVADTGDFQQIAQYKPRDATTNPSLVLKAVQKDDYKPLLEKTVRDHASKPVRDIIDHLLIAFGTEILEIIPGRVSTEVDARLSFDTKGSIDKAHELIKLYEAAGIGRERVLIKLASTWEGIRAAETLQKEGIKCNMTLLFSLAQAVACAEAGAQLISPFVGRIYDWYKKSAGADWDEVKNGGANDPGVQSVRRIYAYYKKFGYQTEVMGASFRTTSQIVELAGCDLLTISPDLLQKLQDSTAAVERKLSPDAVTNESIERIAVDEPSFRFLVNDEAMATEKLAEGIRAFAADAVKLEKLIDALR